The DNA region TACTTCTTTGCGATAAAACTGCATTTCAGCAATAGACTCTTTAATATCTTCTAAAGCTTGGTGGGTATTTTTCTTACTAAAGCCATTCATGGTTTCAGGGCTCCAACGACGAACCAATTCCTTGATGGTACTAACATCAATATTACGATAATGAAAATATTCTTCAAGTTCCAACATGTATTTATTCAAAAATCGACGATCTTGACCAATACTATTACCGCACATTGGCGATGCGCCTTTAGGTACATACTGAGCTAAAAAGGTAATCGTTTGTTCAATTGCATCTTGTTCAGAACATTTACTCGCACGAACTCGGTCCACTAAGCCAGACTCTCCATGATGCTTTTGGTTCCAATCATCCATCCCAGCTAGTACATCATCGGTTTGATAAATGGCTAGAACAGGGCCCTGGGCAATGATATTAAGTTCTTGGTCGGTCACCAAGGTTGCAATTTCAATGACTCGATCAACTGCTGGTTCTAAGCCTGTCATTTCTAAATCAACCCAAATGAGGTTATTCGCATCAACAGCCATTTATGCCGCCTTATGTTATCTGTCGCCTAAATTCAGGCATTTTTATAAAAGAGTGTGTATCATACTGTTTTTTTGACACACAAAAAAACACCTATTTAATGAAGATAAGCCAGTGAGTAAAAAGAAACCCCTAAGCCAAGGCCAATTACGCCGAATGCGAGCGAATCAAACCAAGCGATTAAAGCGTGGTGACGATGACACTCAACATGCTGAATTACAGGATAACCTCTTAGGCCCTGAGCAAGCTGGAGTGGTTATTTCTCGCTTTGGCCAGCATGCCGACATCGAAACTGCAGACGGAATTGTCTCACGGTGTAATATTCGCCGCGCAGTGACCAGTTTAGTCACTGGTGATAAAGTGGTGGTCCGATTAGCGACAGAAGTCCAATCTGGCTCCAGTATCGGTGGCATTGTCATAGCCGTTCATCCCCGAACATCTTCGTTAACTCGACCAGATTTATACGACGGCGTAAAAATTATTGCTGCCAACATCGATCAAATCTTAATTGTGTCATCGGTGTTACCCAGCTTTACCACCCAAATAATTGACCGATATTTAGTGGCATCTGAAGATACCGATATTCCACCGATCATCATTCTCAATAAAATTGATTTATTAGATGATACTAATCGTGATGAAATCGAACGAGCTCTAACACGTTACCAAGATATTGGTTATCCCGTTTATAGA from Shewanella polaris includes:
- the rsgA gene encoding small ribosomal subunit biogenesis GTPase RsgA, with product MSKKKPLSQGQLRRMRANQTKRLKRGDDDTQHAELQDNLLGPEQAGVVISRFGQHADIETADGIVSRCNIRRAVTSLVTGDKVVVRLATEVQSGSSIGGIVIAVHPRTSSLTRPDLYDGVKIIAANIDQILIVSSVLPSFTTQIIDRYLVASEDTDIPPIIILNKIDLLDDTNRDEIERALTRYQDIGYPVYRVSSHTGEGVENIKELLNNKVSVFAGQSGVGKSSLINALMPEAELLIGDVSDNSGLGQHTTTTAKLLHFVSGGDLIDSPGIREFALWHLDAIRVGWCFIEFREFLGTCKFRDCKHGDDPGCALQQALADGKITQDRFSNYQRIIASLDEQRHARHFRAIDE
- the orn gene encoding oligoribonuclease; protein product: MAVDANNLIWVDLEMTGLEPAVDRVIEIATLVTDQELNIIAQGPVLAIYQTDDVLAGMDDWNQKHHGESGLVDRVRASKCSEQDAIEQTITFLAQYVPKGASPMCGNSIGQDRRFLNKYMLELEEYFHYRNIDVSTIKELVRRWSPETMNGFSKKNTHQALEDIKESIAEMQFYRKEVFKI